A portion of the Ricinus communis isolate WT05 ecotype wild-type chromosome 10, ASM1957865v1, whole genome shotgun sequence genome contains these proteins:
- the LOC8260412 gene encoding condensin-1 complex subunit CAP-D2 isoform X3 produces MKIIFLSLQIAGAEKKYADGTLASSLIREIGRTNPKAYVKDTVGAENVGRFLVELADRMPKLISTHIALLVPHFGGESYKIRNALVGVLGKLVAKAFKDVEGEVSSQSVRLRTKQAMLEILLERCRDVSAYTRSRVLQVWAELCEEHSVSMGLWNEVAAVAAGRLEDKTAMVRKAALNLLIMMLQHNPFGPQLRIASFEATLEQYKKKLNELEPDESAQNARDGLKSDNDASDGGDEVDNVNAEEVAEKQQESLTDSCLPHMEDGITQKDSSVPDVGNLEQTRALVASLEAGLRFSKCISATMPTLVQLMASSSATDVENTILLLMRCRQFQIDGAEECLRKMLPLVFSQDKSIYEAVENAFIAIYVRKLPVETAKNILSLAIDSNIGDLAALEFIINALVSKGEISTSTISALWDFFCFNVSGTTAEQSRGALSVLCMAAKSSTGVLGSHLQDIIDIGFGRWAKVEPLLARLACVAIQRLSADDRKKLLVSNGSRIFGILESLITGFWLPENIWYAAADKAISTIYTIHPTPETLAADIVKKSLSSIFDCSGGNDLQNNVESGSTAVVTAVQVSKLSRYLFIISHVAMNQLLYIESCVRKIQKQKIKEKMVTDGGNVHNTVPKPADSPNENNINAELGVAASEDAILDALSERAEQEIISSGSNEKNLIGLCVPFLSKLCRNISLMQRYPILQASAMLALCRFMIIDAHFCDANLQLLFTVVESAPSETVRTNCTIALGDLAVRFPNLLEPWTENMYARLRDPSVSVRKNAVLVLSHLILNDMMKVKGYLNEMALCLEDEDERISNLAKLFFHELSKKGSNPVYNLLPDILSKLSVQNLNRESFCNIMQFLIGSIKKDKQMEALVEKLCNRFSGVTDVKQWEYISYCLSQLAFTEKGIRKLIESFKSYEHALLEDSVADHFKSIINKAKKFAKPELKLCIEEFEEKLQKFHMEKKEQEVTARNAQIHRQKVENVERVVMARNEGEECEGSNINEDGEVIDPSMEGISQSKNVVPDIKLDDSDGNSGISSELTETELGETEEVQSPRVTRKGTGTSRSRAKKSNTIDHKSGVSASTRRYTRSKQR; encoded by the exons ATGAAaattatctttctttcattGCAAA TTGCTGGAGCTGAGAAAAAATATGCTGATGGAACTCTTGCTAGTTCTCTTATCAGAGAGATCGGGAGGACTAACCCAAAAGCTTATGTTAAGGATACCGTTGGAGCTGAAAATGTTGGTCGTTTTCTTGTAGAACTTGCTGATCGGATGCCAAAGTTAATTTCGACCCACATTGCTTTGTTGGTCCCACACTTTGGTGGGGAATCATATAAGATAAGAAATGCTTTAGTTGGTGTTTTGGGCAAGTTGGTTGCCAAGGCATTTAAGGATGTTGAGGGTGAAGTAAGTTCTCAATCTGTTCGTCTTCGAACAAAGCAAGCTATGTTGGAAATCTTGCTTGAACGATGTCGAGATGTTTCTGCTTATACTAGGAGTCGAGTTCTTCAGGTTTGGGCTGAACTATGTGAAGAGCATTCTGTTTCAATGGGTTTGTGGAATGAGGTTGCAGCAGTTGCTGCTGGGAGATTGGAGGACAAAACTGCAATGGTTAGAAAAGCTGCATTAAATTTACTTATCATGATGTTGCAGCATAATCCTTTTGGTCCACAACTTCGAATAGCTTCATTTGAAGCTACATTAGAACAATACAAGAAGAAACTGAACGAGCTTGAACCAGATGAAAGTGCACAGAATGCCAGGGATGGTTTGAAATCTGATAATGATGCCTCTGATGGAGGGGATGAGGTTGATAATGTAAATGCTGAAGAGGTGGCTGAGAAGCAGCAAGAGAGTTTAACTGACAGTTGTTTGCCTCATATGGAAGATGGTATCACTCAGAAGGATAGTTCAGTGCCAGATGTTGGGAACTTGGAGCAAACTCGGGCTCTGGTTGCATCTCTTGAGGCTGGCTTGAGGTTTTCTAAGTGCATCTCTGCCACAATGCCTACACTTGTCCAATTAATGGCTTCTTCTTCTGCCACAGATGTTGAGAACACAATTCTCTTGCTGATGAGATGCAGACAGTTCCAAATTGATGGCGCAGAAGAGTGCCTCCGGAAGATGTTGCCTCTG GTGTTCTCTCAGGATAAATCTATCTATGAAGCTGTGGAGAATGCCTTTATTGCTATTTACGTTAGGAAACTCCCAGTAGAAActgctaaaaatattttgagtCTTGCTATAGATTCAAATATTGGGGATCTTGCAGCTCTGGAATTCATTATCAATGCCTTGGTCTCTAAAGGTGAAATATCTACAAGCACG ATATCAGCATTATGGGATTTCTTTTGCTTCAATGTCAGTGGAACCACAGCAGAACAAAGTCGTGGTGCTTTATCTGTCCTTTGCATGGCTGCAAAATCATCCACTGGAGTTCTTGGCTCTCACTTGCAagatattattgatattggaTTTGGTCGTTGGGCTAAAGTGGAACCTTTGCTTGCCAGATTGGCATGTGTTGCCATTCAGAGATTGTCTGCAGACGATAGAAAGAAGTTGTTGGTTAGTAATGGTAGCCGCATATTTGGTATCCTAGAGAGCTTAATAACTGGCTTTTGGCTCCCAGAGAACATATGGTATGCTGCTGCTGATAAAGCAATAAGTACCATATATACAATTCATCCAACTCCAGAAACATTAGCTGCTGATATTGTTAAGAAATCGCTTAGTTCTATTTTTGACTGTAGTGGAGGAAATGACTTGCAGAATAACGTTGAGAGTGGTAGCACCGCTGTTGTCACAGCAGTTCAAGTATCAAAACTTAGTAGATATTTATTCATCATAAGTCATGTTGCCATGAACCAGTTGCTATACATAGAATCCTGTGTTCGGAAAATTCAGAAGCAGAAGATAAAGGAGAAAATGGTTACTGATGGTGGGAATGTTCATAATACTGTCCCGAAACCAGCTGATTCACCAAAT GAAAACAATATAAATGCCGAGCTAGGTGTTGCTGCCTCAGAAGATGCGATCCTTGATGCACTCTCTGAAAGAGCTGAGCAAGAGATCATTTCTAGTGGTTCCAATGAGAAGAATTTGATTGGCCTTTGTGTACCTTTCCTCTCCAAGCTATGTAGAAATATTAGTTTGATGCAGCGG taTCCAATACTCCAGGCATCTGCAATGCTCGCTCTTTGTAGATTTATGATTATTGATGCACATTTTTG TGATGCAAATCTCCAACTTCTTTTCACTGTTGTGGAAAGTGCACCATCTGAAACTGTTCGTACCAATTGCACAATTGCACTGGGAGATTTGGCAGTTCGCTTTCCTAATCTGTTAGAACCGTGGACTGAGAATATGTATGCCAGGTTACGAGATCCTTCAGTGTCTGTTAGAAAAAATGCTGTGCTGGTTCTTTCACATCTCATCTTAAATGACATGATGAAG GTGAAAGGTTATTTAAATGAGATGGCTCTGTGTttagaagatgaagatgagaGAATATCGAATCTGGCTAAACTGTTCTTCCATGAGTTGTCTAAGAAAG GAAGCAATCCAGTGTATAATTTACTCCCGGATATACTTAGCAAATTATCTGTCCAGAACCTAAACAGGGAGTCTTTCTGCAACATCATGCAGTTCTTAATTGGGTCCATAAAAAAG GACAAACAAATGGAGGCTCTTGTTGAAAAGCTCTGCAATCGGTTTAGTGGAGTCACTG ATGTTAAGCAGTGGGAATATATCTCTTACTGCCTCTCGCAACTGGCATTTACTGAAAAGGGAATAAGAAAACTCATTGAATCATTCAAGAGCTATGAACATGCTTTGTTGGAGGATTCTGTTGCAGACCATTTCAAAAGCATAATTAACAAG GCTAAAAAGTTTGCAAAACCAGAACTTAAATTGTGTATTGAGGAGTTTGAGGAGAAGCTTCAGAAATTCCATATGGAAAAGAAGGAGCAGGAAGTGACGGCAAGAAATGCCCAAATTCATCGGCAGAAGGTTGAAAATGTAGAGCGTGTTGTGATGGCTAGAAATGAGGGTGAAGAATGTGAAGGGTCCAATATTAATGAAG ATGGCGAAGTCATTGATCCATCCATGGAGGGAATATCTCAATCAAAGAATGTAGTACCAGATATAAAATTAGATGATTCAGATGGAAACTCGGGTATTTCCAGTGAGCTGACAGAGACAGAGCTAGGTGAAACTGAAGAAGTGCAGTCACCAAGAGTTACTAGAAAAG GTACAGGGACCTCCAGATCTAGAGCTAAGAAAAGCAACACAATTGATCACAAGAGTGGTGTTTCTGCATCCACTAGAAGATATACAAGATCAAAACAAAG GTGA